A DNA window from Pseudomonas resinovorans NBRC 106553 contains the following coding sequences:
- the tssJ gene encoding type VI secretion system lipoprotein TssJ, which yields MSRTVFKFLSLAMLVALVGGCGLYQSATESSASVARSIFYKEVRTLHLDFSGRAAMNTDRHDMSGLSVPTLVRIYALRDGKAFEGASYDSLLDDSRAALGEALLDERTVVIRPDEGAVLSVPLDEAAQVVAVVALFRQPDTTGNSWRLTLTRADLDPDRARVIELADNNLVLRPPAKE from the coding sequence CGTACCGTTTTTAAGTTCCTGTCACTGGCCATGCTGGTTGCACTGGTCGGTGGCTGTGGCCTGTACCAGAGCGCCACGGAAAGTTCGGCGTCCGTCGCCCGCTCGATCTTCTACAAGGAGGTCAGGACCCTGCACCTGGACTTCAGCGGGCGCGCCGCGATGAACACCGACCGCCACGACATGTCCGGGTTGTCCGTGCCGACCCTGGTGCGGATCTATGCGCTGCGCGACGGCAAGGCCTTCGAGGGGGCGTCCTATGACAGCCTGCTGGACGATAGCCGTGCCGCCCTGGGGGAGGCCCTGCTGGACGAACGGACCGTGGTGATCCGGCCCGATGAGGGCGCGGTGCTCAGCGTGCCGCTGGACGAGGCCGCGCAGGTCGTCGCGGTGGTGGCGCTGTTCCGCCAGCCGGACACCACGGGCAATAGCTGGCGCCTGACACTGACCCGCGCCGATCTGGACCCCGACCGCGCCCGGGTGATCGAACTGGCCGACAACAACCTCGTCCTGCGCCCGCCGGCCAAGGAGTGA